A stretch of DNA from Penaeus monodon isolate SGIC_2016 unplaced genomic scaffold, NSTDA_Pmon_1 PmonScaffold_611, whole genome shotgun sequence:
acacatacatacaaagcaaTACTACTCAAAAGGTACAAAATGTAAGTACATATTTTTCTCATGGTGCATTATGACCACAAATGCCTATCACAAATTAATGTCAACTGTGTACTATAACTGCACCAGCAATTATTTgtaatgctgatgcagtttctttcACTGAGCTTACAAGCTGTTTCAAGTGactttctatatttgtttgtacCTGAAGCATGTCAGGCaaaattctcctttcttctgttctGCTTTTTGGACCATGCACTACCTCAAGCCTACTACCTCCTCCTGACTCAAGCTGAGATGCTCTGTTCTTGAAAGTGCTCTGCTTGTTGGACTGTTGCACTAAATCCATCCTGAGTGTTACTGTGTTCTATTAAAAAAGGAGGTAATTCTGAGGAGTGTGTTCCATTGATACAATGGGTATTGTCATTTCTTGCTCTGCTGAAGTTCCCTCATCCAATGTTACAATAACTGCTGAGTCTGTTATGATCTGAGATGCTATCCCAGATGGCCCAGGAGTTGGTTCTGTAACatctaaaaaatacaaatctattttaatttttataatatacatatcttgaGTCAAAGACACTGCATGTATCATAAGACACTGCATGTATCATACTCCTAAACCAACATTcaactaattatataaaaatgagaataaaatatatatcagcatatcAATAATTTTACCATTTCTTGTATTATAATTTGTTGCtgattaatattaaaaagaatcaaatattattaaatttcaaaatataaccaTATCACAAAAAGGGAATAGATTATGTATCCCCCTCTTAATTCAAAATATCTTAATTACCATCAACTTCTGTCTCATTTTCATAAACCCCCTAGTAAGCCAGTAATAGCAACAGGCTCAATCAGTGTCAACATAGCTTCTTCAACAGGACTGTAGTTTGTCAGAACTGCTGGGCCACCACCTGGAAACCAAGAACAAatggttaataaataaaataaaatatagagattCTGAACTTAACTTACTTGATAATGAACTGACATTGataactttttttctgattttgttaaTATTCTCACATCCCATACCCATCATGTCTTCATTATAGACAGTAATATTAATTCAGGTAAGTACCTGCAATATAAACTGTCctctaaaattaattttaaactaaaaaaaaatcaacaaataaataaaacaaccgaGGCTTCATGATTCAAATGGTAAAATGACCTAAGTGACCAATGTTAAACCCAGTTGTATAATTGTGTTATGATGTGATCTGAATGATTATGCTGATATTTATTTACGTATGATTCACAACTTGACGAGCTGAATTTGCTATTTTTAATtaagtcaaaaaataaatatcttaattattttacattCATGATGTTAATTGAAGAAATTACTTTTTCTTAatgtaaagggtttcttttagtgatggtttcactatttttattatgcgtgtgtgtttggtgtgcggatgaggtgtaaggttcatttggttcacctccacccgttcggacggcagcttcgagtccaccaaagcctcatgtcaaccatggtcggtggttgccattctatggtttgccactctattccgagctccacacctgaacacattgtaagttgtttactctttgtatttcctgtacatactgttggtgaattgacttaagaaatataatgcagtgacgtgcaatgaaccgaagtgatggaaggaatgtttaaaatttaatcttATTACTAATTGCAGcctcctattattagaactgggctacattttgatagctgcagcccgctccaccagtggctcctttaggacgaatatactccaggtgcctgaatctaaggctggaaaccttcactccgttccaccgatatttcaccgacaactactgcaatcacgagtttttttttatcttgtatttgtgtgaattgtacatttttgaggaatataactatgaaagtgcaatatcgtatttaatatgccccgagatgatctatatcccagaggataccataaaagaacctgtggttaattgcaaataagaaccaaaccaaagaaaccacggacaatctggcgcagtgagtaggatcctctTATAGATTACTCAGggcttgtttatttatatttacttatgtacttTCTTTTACGCTCACAGAATGTAATGTGGAACCCGGAGGAGTGGCCAACCATAGAATGGTGATGCGGAGAACCAAATGGAGGAATGGtgttgtggatatttttttttttttggtgaaggaGTGTGACGACTCGCGCTGCGAGTTGTATTTTACATACGGAACACTACGTCATACGCGATAGGGTTAAGAGTCAATCTAGTCCGATCGTGCCTCCTTTTCACCGTTTACCGACGTGCATCGTCGCGAGTGCTCAGTTAGGTGATTCTATTTTACCTCGCTGTATTTAGGGAGATCAGTCAGTGACGACTGTGGTGTACCCCTGTGGTAGTTTTTAGATAACTACGTTTATCTTAACTGTGATGGCCTTGTACATTGTACACCTGTGCGTAAGCCTACCATTGCTGTTAACGATGTTTTTGCGCTGAGTTAGACTAGCCGTTGTTGTGCGATAGTCTGTGCGCCGTTTTCTTTAAGCTGTTTCGCTCGCATCAAGTCAGTTTGAAACGGAACTTAATTCTAAGTGTGTGCTTAGTCTTTTGTTTATGTTCTACGATTTTCTTTTAGAATCGTTGATTTTCGTAATTTTTGATAGCGTGATAACACGTTCATCTCTTGTATATCAAAttcatattcacttagttgaatctttttatatttataatcatgtcGCTGAACTTAGTAGAACTAGTTAAGTGTGCTAAGGAAGCAGGTCTTTCTGCCGCGGACATAAATGCTTTAGTTTTAAAAGAGGAAGTTAGATacaaagaacaaaacgaaagagaagaaaagcaaagggaacgagaggagagacaaaaggagcGAGATCTGAAACGCGAAGAGTTAGAAGTtcaggagagggaaagacagcgcGAATATGAAGCGAACGAGGCCGAGAAGCAGCGTGCCCACGAGCTGGCCCTTGCTCGCGTGAGACCCGAGAACCTTTCACTCAATGACAGTCGTGATCATTACCCTAAATTAAGAATGCCTCTATtcactgatggtaatgatgatattgatgattatttgcGTAGATTTGAGAAATTAGCTGCTTTGCAAGGATGGAAttctaatgattatcatatttacctTGGTTCACTCTTGGCCTTGCAAATTTACGTAAGTTTGGCAGACGACATTTTGAAGGATTACAGTCAGTTAAAAGACGCGTTGTTGAAGGCGTATAACGTTGACGCTGACTCATACCGTAAAAAGTTCAAAGAAAGCAAAGTTGGTGATACTGAGACTTACGTTCAGTTAATTACGAGAATGACCCAGTATTTAGATCACTGGTTAATCATGAGTAGTGTCGAAAGGGAATACAACTCGTTGTTTGACTTTTTGATACAAGACCAGCTGTTGAGTAATTGCCCTCTTGACCTTCGCATCTTTCTCAAAGAACGGACGTTCGCAAGTACAGTGGAAATGGCTCAAACAGCAGATGGGTATCGTTGCGCCCATAGAGCTGGTAGAGGTCATAAAACACCTGTTAAAGATGAATCTGCTTATAAGAAAGATACGAATGTTCCCCTTAAGGATGTGATTTGTCACCACTGTTCCAAAGTGGGTCACATACGTCCTTCTTGCCCCGAACTTAAATTCGCGAAACCCAAGACTTCTCAGAAAGTAAATGCTGCATTTAAGGCTAATGTAAATTACGATCACGGTATTACGTGTGATGGATCCTTAAATGGCAAGCCAGTGAATGTACTTTTTGATTCGGGTTGCTCGTCAGTTATAGTGAAGGAATCGCTCGTGCCCGCCTCGGTCAAGCGAGGAAAGGTGGTTGCGCTGTATGACTACCTGGGGGAGCGGCGCGAATTCCCCACCGCACGTTGTCTGATTAGGAGTAAATTCCTGAATGGGTGGTTTGACGTCGTGGTTGCGCCGATAAAGTTCACGGATGTCCTCATAGGTATGGTGCCGGGGGTCAAGGCGTCGAGCGTGAACATTCCGAACACGAAAGCAGCCAAAACTCCTCAGAGGAGCGAAGTTAATGCTGTTGCGACGCGGGCCGCCAAAGCGAAGGAAAATGTCGGTCCTGACAAACTAATTGTTCCCAGCTTCAAATTTGAGAACGTCTCTAAGCAAGACTTCATGGATGCTCAGTCCTCTTGCCCGTCTCTAGAACACATTCGTTCTAAGGAAAGAATTAAAGCTATTGTCACTGTTAAAAGTCGTTCGGTAAAATTCGAACGAGTAAATGGGTTGATTTACCGTATTTGCGTAAAGAGCAAACACGAACACGAAATCGGAGAGAAACAATTGGTTGTGCCCCGTAGATTTATTCCAATAATTTTGTCTATGGCTCACGATTCCCCTTTGGCAGGTCATTTCTCTCATCGAAAGACTGCAGAAAAGGTATTCCATAAATTCTTTTGGCCAGGAGCAGGCGCAGAGATCAAACGCTACTGTCGCTCTTGTCATGCTTGCCAGAAAACGGTCCCTAAGGGCAAGATCAGAAAGGCCCCCATGGTTCAGATGCCAGTCATAAGCGAGCCGTTTTCCCGAGTAGCGATTGATATCGTCGGGCCGATCTCCCCGCCCTCGAGCCGAGGCCACAAGTATATGTTGACCTTGATTGACATGGCCACCAGATTTCCTGAGGCAGTTCCTCTGAGAAATATCGACTCGGTAACTGTTGCTGAAGCGTTGTTAACCATTTTCGCTCGTGTAGGAATACCGAAAGAGATTCTTTCTGATCGTGGTACACAATTTAAGTCTGATTTGATGGCAGAGATCAACCGATTACTTTCTGTTAAAGCATTATACACCAGTCCGTATCACGCGTGTTGTAATGGTACCGTCGAACGTTTTCACGCAGTGCTAAAAGCTATGTTGAAAAAGCTCTGCAGCGAACGACCACATGACTGGGATCGTTACATCCCATCCGTCTTGTTTGCGTATCGCGAGATTCCTCACGATACGCTAAAATTTAGTCCGTTTGAGTTGCTGTACGGCCGTAAGGTACGTGGCCCTTTATCAATTCTGCATAATTTATGGACTAAAGATATTGATGGGGAGGTTAAGAGTACCTATCAATATGTATTAGATCTGAGATCTAGATTAGAACAATCGGCTCAACTAGCATCCGCTCATGCAGACGTGAATAGCAGAATGTACAAGACGTACTTCGACAGGAAAGCTAGAGCTCGAACGttaaaagaaggggatgaagtaCTTGTGCTGTTGCCAACTTCGCATAACAAACTAACTGTTCAGTGGAAGGGTCCCTATTCTGTTGTACGCAAGCATGAAAATGGTGTAGactatggaataaaaataaaagggaaaataaggcttTATCATGTGAACATGCTGAAGAAATATGAAAGACGCGAAAATGGCATTTCTCACTCTCAGGTGTGCCAAGCTTGCGTGGTAGATGCTTCTGATCCCATAGATAAGAACGCTAATGGCGTATGTGATATACCCGAATTGTATAATCCTGGTAAATACGAATTTAATTTTAACTCTGAACTCTCAAATGAACAAACCTCAGAGCTAAACCATCTAATCGCTGATTTTCTTGACGTATTTGTCGATAAACCAGGCATGACCAGTACAGTAGTTCATGATATTCATTTGACTACAGAGGTTCCCGTTCATACGAAGCCTTATCCTATTCCATATCATTTACGTAACGCTTTTGacgaggaagtggaaaggatgaGGGAATTGCGAGTAATTGAACCGTCAACCTCTGCTTATTGTTCACCTGTAGTACTGGTGAAGAAGGCCGACAACTCGTGGCGCTTTTGTGTAGATTTCAGGTCTCCTAATGACATAAGCCTCTTTGACGCTGAGCCGATGCCGACCATGGAAGAAGCGTTGGGTAGTTTCGTGGGAGATTCATACTTTACGGAAATTGATCTCTGTAAGGGTTACTGGCAAATTCCTCTGAGTGATAAGGCGAAGCAGTACACCGCGTTTGCTACACAGAAGTATGGCCTTATGCAGTTTAGAAAATTACCATTCGGTTTACGTACGGCGTGCGCTACTTTCATTAGACTGATGCGTAAGGTAACTGCTGGTCTAAACaatgttaattgttattttgaCAACTTGGTTATACATAGTCAGACATTTTCTGATCATCTTTTGCATTTGAGGAAAGTTTTGGAGCGTTTACGCGAGCACGGGTTAACCGCCGGGCCAAGTAAATGTTATTTTGCTTATCCTAGCATAAAATATCTAGGATTTAATCTTAGTGATAAGGGATTAAGTACACTTCCTGATAAAGTTAGTGCCATTAAGAACATGCCTTTACCGGAGACGAAGAAGCAGTTACGCAGCTTTCTCGGAACTCTCTCGTTCTACCGAAAGTTCATTCCGAATCTGGCAAACCTCGCATATCCCCTGAATGCTTTGTTAAAGAAATTTAGTCCTAATAAACTGAATCTGACCCCTAGCCTCGTTGACAGGATTAACGAATTAAAAGATCTCTTGATGAATGCCCCTATTCTAACTTTGCCCGACTACAGTAAGACTTTCTATCTTCGCACTGACGCGAGTGATACTGGCCTCGGGGCCGTCTTGTTGCAAAGTGTCGATGGCGTCCTCATGCCCATCGCCTACGCAAGTAGAAAACTTAAAGATCGGGAGACTCGTTACGCTGTCATTGAACGAGAAGGGTTGGCGATCGTTTGGGCGATCGAAaaattctattgttatttgtatggACGCGAATTTATTCTGCAAACTGATCAACAGCcattaaagtatattaaaaacatgaaaaacagcaACGGTCGGCTTATGCGCTGGTCACTCGCCCTTCAGTCACATTCATtcacaatagaatatataaaaggcCAAGAAAATGTTGGAGCTGACATACTCAGCCGATGTTCTGTATaaagttttgttcttgtttacgtAACAACCTtacgttattattaatgataatttaagtTGAGTGAAACCCCACTTTTCGCTGAAATCTTGCGATTTAAGTTGAATTGGGGGGCtttgtaaagggtttcttttagtgatggtttcactatttttattatgcgtgtgtgtttggtgtgcggatgaggtgtaaggttcatttggttcacctccacccgttcggacggcagcttcgagtccaccaaagcctcatgtcaaccatggtcggtggttgccattctatggtttgccactctattccgagctccacacctgaacacattgtaagttgtttactctttgtatttcctgtacatactgttggtgaattgacttaagaaatataatgcagtgacgtgcaatgaaccgaagtgatggaaggaatgtttaaaattatcttattactaattgcagcctcctattattagaactgggctacattttgatagctgcagcccgctccaccagtggctcctttaggacgaatatactccaggtgcctgaatctaaggctggaaaccttcactccgttccaccgacatttcaccgacaactactgcaatcacgagttttttttatcttgtatttgtgtgaattgtacatttttgaggaatataactatgaaagtgcaatatcgtatttaatatgccccgagatgatctatatcccagaggataccataaaagaacctgtggttaattgcaaataagaaccaaaccaaagaaaccacggacactTAAATATTAAACACTAATAAGAATACAAAGCAAATTAGATCCTACATGTAATACTGTTACTATTTATAACTTGACGagtcgtatttatttattttatttacttcaaaAATTCCCTGCATTAGACTACATTTGTGAAGGATGTTTATAAGGTGAAAATTGTTCTTACAAATTGCAAATTTTTCAGGAAATAACTTATTCTTAAAATCAATACACACTcagaaatgaaataataccaaACAAATACGGTTATGCAtttaatattaccattttttaagTTATATTGTTGGCCTTTGTTTAATCCCTCAATGTTCTAAAATTCTTTGAATAAGAGAACTGATATATAGGTAATTACTAAACTATTTCTACATTCTGTTTTCTTTATGACATTATGTTTTGTCTCCATATTGTGTTATGTGTCAGTGAGTGTACTATCATATTCAGCACTTGATATTACCCTCACATTACTTTGAGTTACTTTGTCatggatattaaataataaaaacataaatttgataCTCACTCCTACTTCAACTATTCTGTGACAAGAATAACTAGTTTTATATGACATGTTCTAGATTTCCTTTActctgatgataaagataaggttTCAAGCACTTGTGAGCAATTTCAACAGCTAATGTTGAGGGTACCTAGAGAATTTCCAgaacaaaatttggaaaatttttcctgcatgtcaaccaaacgtacagtaaaataagtgtatggagtggttaccttgacgaaaactaagacccttttcatctatggcaaaaggtgtgcaaatcgaaaataagggggATATAGGACCGACAAGAGTGAAGATTGCCCCTTCATTTTCTatgtcccttccatgtttacttcgcgagaatcaaaacaaatgtgacgcggaactcatcaccaagtagtccttgtattgctacgcgctcgtgagaacgaatattttgtcattatcagcgtccaTTTTCTCgatttcatgtatgtaatgcgttcttttcctttttttgttcttcatttacgtgttttggtaagtatttatactattctgtacaataaccgtgtgcgcctgcgccttttgccaccgggagatttgacaggccagcagcgccaatacgtcgagcaacgccggtgagcaatgtcttatttcgagtgctgcgtcgattccgggtcaattttaaagcccttttgtggatatactggacaaatagacattcgtttctatcacagcctgatatttgaacccatccagtgccgcaaatgctgaaaaaagtgattagaaacaaagcaaatgtgaccatagccggaagcaaagaaacgttcggtgtttcgcgatataaaaggtatgtggttttaccctgggggtccaggtgtaaatattaccacgggggtccagggggcgtagccccctggctaggcgcataaattacccctgggggtccagggggcgtagccccctggctaggcgaatataataccacgggggtccagggggcgtagccccctggctaggcgcatatattaacacaaggggtccagggggcagagccccctggctagggaatatatagatcgtagtgtataaatcccacaggattaaggttaggttggtttattggttaggacgcattgtacgattaccacgggggatctggaatatgtgaaatcccgtagatttttaccgaacaatgggtatggttcccgtagagtttttcgaaagttggcgcggcggtccgtagagtttgaaagatggcggcgacgtccgtagagtttcattatccgattttaagcgttttttgtacttgttttacacatttctgttctgttttcttcttatttcagcctgttttaccccacaatttccctgatctacttcatgccctcccctgctatcgggacttatcaaatcacatcaagattgtcggctggagaatgcaactgaaaatatcatcagattcgttgtcatctcacgaaaacaaatctgatgatataaatattgtcagggaagacccggttgtcattttcggaaaattaacccaaaatttaCTTTATAAAATCTTACCTGTTCCtcccgtgtgtgtatgttttttttttttctctctctctcttgtgctgcCTTCCTACGCACTTCATTCACATTCCTCTGTACGCGAGCGACAAGATTCACCTCCGTAGCTACACTCTCCCAGGCGTTATTTTTCACTTGTGCAGTTATTCTGTTATCTAATTTACCTAGAACCACATTCTTCTTCGTTGCCACAGCTTCTATGAGAGCCAACATCTCTTCATCTGAGAAATttggtcttcttttcttttgagttGGACCTTCGGTGGCATTGTTTACCTTTGGTGTAGCCCAGCGATAAAACAGCTGAGATTTGTGGCTTTCTATTGGCTGTTACGTCTACGAGGCTGACTGCTGATTGGTCATCCAGCTACCGATCTGCCCTCTCTTGGCAGCTTAGCGAATTAACTTACAATGTTGACATTAGCCTTACAATGTGCTTactacattgtattttttttttttttttttttttttttttttttgagtatgggTCACTTACAATATAGTAAGGAGTTCGTAAGGTACACTGTTGTAAGGCGGTTACAACGTCCTCGCCCTTGTAACTTACGGGTTGTTTTGAGTATCCGGccccaggaccacaatcatctcttccgcagccgcagggtacgacctccttaccagcgcctccacatccagCGCCAGCTGGGAAAGTGTCtcaccacgctcacgagtccgcttcttcaagcgggcttGATTTACcttggcctggtggtggtgcccgaaacggcgtttcaaagcctccgccacgctggtgtaagaggcatgttgggatgccggcagatgccccaacacttccaccgcggggccccttagctctgttaccagctgcagggccttctcttcctggctccagccctgggcagatgccagcatttcaaattgggcgacatatgcctcccaggccaccttcccgtcgtactcagctggcttacgcttcacagaatgtctggaggccgaggggctgcggggtggagaatgcgtgccgtgaactaacacgcccgagggggaggaagggggtgagggagacaacgaggcgggttgaccgggtccgagtttgccgccacctatacccaa
This window harbors:
- the LOC119571392 gene encoding uncharacterized protein LOC119571392, whose protein sequence is MSLNLVELVKCAKEAELEVQERERQREYEANEAEKQRAHELALARVRPENLSLNDSRDHYPKLRMPLFTDGNDDIDDYLRRFEKLAALQGWNSNDYHIYLGSLLALQIYVSLADDILKDYSQLKDALLKAYNVDADSYRKKFKESKVGDTETYVQLITRMTQYLDHWLIMSSVEREYNSLFDFLIQDQLLSNCPLDLRIFLKERTFASTVEMAQTADGYRCAHRAGRGHKTPVKDESAYKKDTNVPLKDVICHHCSKVGHIRPSCPELKFAKPKTSQKVNAAFKANVNYDHGITCDGSLNGKPVNVLFDSGCSSVIVKESLVPASVKRGKVVALYDYLGERREFPTARCLIRSKFLNGWFDVVVAPIKFTDVLIGMVPGVKASSVNIPNTKAAKTPQRSEVNAVATRAAKAKENVGPDKLIVPSFKFENVSKQDFMDAQSSCPSLEHIRSKERIKAIVTVKSRHFSHRKTAEKVFHKFFWPGAGAEIKRYCRSCHACQKTVPKGKIRKAPMVQMPVISEPFSRVAIDIVGPISPPSSRGHKYMLTLIDMATRFPEAVPLRNIDSVTVAEALLTIFARVGIPKEILSDRGTQFKSDLMAEINRLLSVKALYTSPYHACCNGTVERFHAVLKAMLKKLCSERPHDWDRYIPSVLFAYREIPHDTLKFSPFELLYGRKVRGPLSILHNLWTKDIDGEVKSTYQYVLDLRSRLEQSAQLASAHADVNSRMYKTYFDRKARARTLKEGDEVLVLLPTSHNKLTVQWKGPYSVVRKHENGVDYGIKIKGKIRLYHVNMLKKYERRENGISHSQVCQACVVDASDPIDKNANGVCDIPELYNPGKYEFNFNSELSNEQTSELNHLIADFLDVFVDKPGMTSTVVHDIHLTTEVPVHTKPYPIPYHLRNAFDEEVERMRELRVIEPSTSAYCSPVVLVKKADNSWRFCVDFRSPNDISLFDAEPMPTMEEALGSFVGDSYFTEIDLCKGYWQIPLSDKAKQYTAFATQKYGLMQFRKLPFGLRTACATFIRLMRKVTAGLNNVNCYFDNLVIHSQTFSDHLLHLRKVLERLREHGLTAGPSKCYFAYPSIKYLGFNLSDKGLSTLPDKVSAIKNMPLPETKKQLRSFLGTLSFYRKFIPNLANLAYPLNALLKKFSPNKLNLTPSLVDRINELKDLLMNAPILTLPDYSKTFYLRTDASDTGLGAVLLQSVDGVLMPIAYASRKLKDRETRYAVIEREGK